GCCCGGGCAGTCGAGGAGACAGAGCCTGATGTCTCGGCCGTCTTCGTCCCTCCGGCCTTTGCGGCTGATGCTGTGCTCGAGGCTGGAGAAAGCGGGATTCCCCTGATTGTCTGCTTCACAGAGGGTATTCCTGCCCTTGATATGGTCACTGTCCGCAGCTATCTTGACAGAAGAGGGGTGAGACTCATTGGACCCAACACGCCTGGGATAATCTCTCCCGGCAAATCCAAGGTGGGGCTCATGGCCGGATATATCCACAGGGAAGGCAGGGTCGGGGTCGTATCGCGAAGCGGCACCCTCACCTATGAGGTTGTCTACCAGCTGACAAAGAGAAAGATCGGTCAGTCGACCTGTGTGGGCATAGGGGGGGATCCGATCGTCGGCCTCTCCTTCACCGACCTCCTGGAGATGTTCGCCTCCGACGATGAGACCGATGGAGTCGTCCTTATCGGGGAGATAGGTGGGACGGCTGAGGAAGAGGCTGCTGATTTTGTCAGGAAAAAGATGGGAAAGCCTGTGGTGGCCTTTATTGCCGGAAAAACCGCACCGCCTGGGAGACGGATGGGGCATGCAGGTGCGATCATC
The window above is part of the Deltaproteobacteria bacterium genome. Proteins encoded here:
- the sucD gene encoding succinate--CoA ligase subunit alpha, producing MSILIDSSTRVLVQGITGREGMFHTRRMVEYGTEVVSGVTPGKGGLKIDGIPVFDTVARAVEETEPDVSAVFVPPAFAADAVLEAGESGIPLIVCFTEGIPALDMVTVRSYLDRRGVRLIGPNTPGIISPGKSKVGLMAGYIHREGRVGVVSRSGTLTYEVVYQLTKRKIGQSTCVGIGGDPIVGLSFTDLLEMFASDDETDGVVLIGEIGGTAEEEAADFVRKKMGKPVVAFIAGKTAPPGRRMGHAGAIISGGRGTAGEKMETLARAGIRVVENPADVGEVMASILRGL